Genomic segment of Apium graveolens cultivar Ventura chromosome 7, ASM990537v1, whole genome shotgun sequence:
aataaaatcctaagtgcttaaaataagaaaaaccctttcaagtgaaaggtaaaaacttgcaagcaaaatttgaattaataattacataataatcaactacttgtccaacttcatgcatcgctcctttattcgttgttgtccaagtaagctgcataacccatgtttgcatcctctccaattgagcatcaccacaagtacacataacaaaatccaaattaacatattcattccttgatcctcatcatactcctctcctttgaagaaaactcgccctcgagttctaaagtatttaagaataagcacaGAACGAGGTGATTTCTCGTAGAACTTGAAAGCTTTGAATTGCAATTCCATGACCAGTATCTTAGGAAGTAAACTAgaaagaataagatagtttgttGAGATAGGTGCATTCAACAAGTTCTCTACCCCTAGAAAATCAATATGTTCCACGATGATGATGTTGTTTTCCTTGTACACAACCTCTTTAGTTTGGAACATATCCTCGAGTACCTTTTTCTCTTCAACCATGTCACGACACACAAGTTTAAGAGATGTATCtatttgattttcttcaacaacCAAGAATTTATCATCAAGTGACTGTCTTTCTTCATGCTTCTCTATCATAGCTTCTTTTGTAACTGGTTCATCCTTTTCATCCAAACTTGATGTAGTCGCCACATGTAACACATGGTAATCAACAACAAGATCCGCGACATTCTCCACACTAACAAAGGCTTCTTCTtcagtttcttctgaaagagtaaactcgtgaagggaagacttcaatttctcgtcttgttaaaaagattcaaattccaaagcaagattgcatacatcattaagcgagatatatggacttgatttaacctttcgataaataggcaaattcaatccacgaataaatcttccaattttcattgtttccgtctcctccaagtcacaaataagacgcaatctataaaattcagaagtatactcagaaacactcatagtaccttgagagagggatgtcatcttcattatacattcgaatttataatgcaaaggaatatattttgcacgaagtttcttcttcagagatgtccaagtcataatcttttcttttccagatctaactctttttgtgtttagattatcaaaccacaagcctgctttctttgtaagtttaagcgctgcaatcttgaatattctcatctcagtccaacctgtataagcagaaatcttgtcgacttgtgtaacccattcaacaaaatcatctatgctacccaaacctgtaaagtaaccaagctctataccaggatcatagacttcatcactatctttcacctcaactaaaattttatcaAATTCATCAAACCCCGATTCCGTTGAATTAGCAAGCttttgagtacgtttatcaatctcatccaatattccaagtaattttctgagcaattaatccgtagccataagaaaaatctgaatttttttgaTGAACAGTACCCGTGAACAGTGTCGATGAACAGTGCCGATGAACAGTAAACTCGTGAACAGTACCGTGAACAGTACTCGTGAATAatcgggttagaataaaataataaatattattgatcctGTTAAAAGCATTATATTATTGGACCTgactataacaaaataaaaatttgaaaggtAATTCGTGGAATCGATACAATGTcataaaattaaaacaaaataatacatattatccattcgatctaaaataaaataataatcaccgcggtctaaaataaaattaaacaaaatagtaAGTATAAATCGTtggatttggttgatataacgAACCTAATCAAACATAAGTTTTTTTGCCATTGCCACGTAAAATTTTATCATTAGTTCGGGTTTAAACATATTAAACTAACATAAATCTGaatatagttagttggatttggtcAGTTAACAGACTAATGACAATTTGTATACTACTGACCTTGGCTAAAATTTaccttttaattaaatataataatttttcgttaacacacctataaatatcaataaaaataaatttttcaatCATTGCATTATTTTTTTTATTGTAATATCACTAACTTATACACTTATGTGTGTATTAATAATTATTACGAAAtcatattattaaattttaaaataaataagtttcataatttaattttttacttcatattaaattcaaaaaaaatatgtaatattaaaaataatatgtgCATCGCACGAGTTTTAGACAAGTATAATAATTATTTGAAATCTCACTTAGACCATTTTCAACCCAACTCAAAAAATGTACTTTTTACACGATTTTGGTGTAAAACTCCTATAAAACCCAACTCTAAAATTTACACCATTTTGGTGTCACACTAAACAATACaccaaatttttaaaatttttgtatATTCTCATGTTCCCCTTACACTCCTTTATCAAAAAACAAATTTGTTCCATTTATATCCAACCACTTTATTACTTTTAACTTTACTTTTGtactttaataataaaataagcTATATATTATAAGAATGATGTAAAGTTTATTGTTGATGGATTGTAGTTGATTTTAAAAATAGTGTAATTTTTATACTATTTTGATGTAAAAATTATACTAAAATAATGTAATGGGTTGAAGATGCTCTTAATAATTATCGGGATGCCATATTTAAATAGTTGTTAATTCAATGCGACGAGTGTAAAAACAAACGAAAATAAGAAAAGAAAAGGATGTGAAGGCCCATAAAGCCCACTGGAGAAACCCAAACACAAGCCCTAATTGAGGCGTATATATTGTAGCGAACACAAGCGAAGGTAAGTTTTTAGGGTTTGAGCAAAGATGGTAGGCAACTATGAGTTTACATATGTAATTTGTATGTATAGGCAGAAGAAGAGTTGAATAATTGATTAGTTTTGTTTAACAGGGAAAAGCAGGAAAAGGAACAGGAAGTTTCGGAAAGAGGAGGAACAAAACACACACTCTATGTGTTAGATGTGGCCGTCGGAGCTTCCATCTCCAGAAGAGCCGTTGCTCTGCTTGTGCTTATCCCGCTGCTCGTATCCGCAAATGTATATACACACTTCTCTCTTTATATCTACTTCATCACTGGAATCAAATTTAAATATACTGCTGTACTTTATTTCTATTGGATTATAATTATGTTAATTTCGAGTTTAGACGGTAATAATTGCGTGGGCTTATTTTAATTATGCCAAACGTGTATGTGCCTTGTGTGTAAATTAAACAATACTAATCCATCGGTTTTCCTGCTGTGTTACAGTTATGAATAGAAATGTGGGTTTATCTATTCATCACACTCTACTATTGTACAAAACAGATTCCTCTGAGTGTTGTACCTATTATTTGCTTTTAGTTCCCGCAGATTTTCACTTGTTTTGATTGTTCATTTAAATGTTTGGGAATCAGTACTTTATTTTTGCTTGGCAGCTTTGTATTTTTTCCTCAACTACGGAACCCTGTAAACCAATGAGATATTTCAACATTTGATTAATATTGATTTTCGTTTCAGATAACTGGAGCGAAAAGGCTATCAGAAGGAAGACAACAGGTACTGGTCGTATGAGGTACCTCCGACATGTTCCCCGCAGGTTCAAGTCTAACTTCAGAGAAGGTAAAGACAATTCTTTTCTTCTCTAAATTTCTGTCTATTGCTTAGTATTTCGCTTTTTCATTGTTTTTTTGGATTTATTTAGGTACTCAAGCAACTCCAAGGACCAAGGGAATTGCCACATATTAAAAGTTCATTGATCATGTTAGTTGGAAGTTTTCTTTGTTTCTTAAAGTCAAGTTATTGATTTTGGAGTTTTTAGCTTGTTGCTGTACCAAAAGTTGGTTTTATGTTTGTTCGAGTTGTCCCCATCCCCAACTCCCTGTCACCCTGTTTATGCGTTAATTTTTGCACTTCAGTTTGCCCTTGCAATAGAAGTATAATATATTTTGATGGACCAtcttttaaaagtttaaaaaggTAGTGATGTTTTTGATTTCTCAAGAAGGGACTGAAATGTGGTCTTTGATATGTTGCATGTGGTGATGAATTTGCATTGTTGCATATCTACATAGATAGCTTATGATTTTAGCAATGCTATTTTCAGAAGAGTAACCGTTAACAATCCTGCACTGCGTGGCAAATTAGCTGT
This window contains:
- the LOC141675266 gene encoding large ribosomal subunit protein eL37z-like; protein product: MGKAGKGTGSFGKRRNKTHTLCVRCGRRSFHLQKSRCSACAYPAARIRKYNWSEKAIRRKTTGTGRMRYLRHVPRRFKSNFREGTQATPRTKGIATY